In Helianthus annuus cultivar XRQ/B chromosome 8, HanXRQr2.0-SUNRISE, whole genome shotgun sequence, a single genomic region encodes these proteins:
- the LOC110869711 gene encoding F-box protein CPR1, whose product MDKLSKQPTTMEKLPEELLSDILIRLPAKRLAQFRCVSKPMNALLSQPSFIKSHLHRSIHNNDEMFMVFYSELCLDGEIPIIAHPSHSPVIENPNFINLPASLTIPPGYTHSSILGSLNGLICFALWPTDTVSDRDPIICIWNPSLNALRILPPYTIPASLGFEGIDLHIRFGYDPETDDYKVVKFSRLFQRPVTAFESLSYFKEWLQVEVYSMRKGSWKLINDRFPSHVGWISDFADLSIIGSDGHDGHIHWLCGLNGKITKHAIVAFDLATETFGEIALPDSIPQYKMDQTKLLGHLSGNLCVMSYMEDGDIEVWVMNEYGMAESWVKHHVFSQFSGNIVPLGFILNKEFLLHDDKNRLALYDQIAAKVNSLEVIANSRFGFDRVKIVSYVDSLVWIAPAN is encoded by the coding sequence ATGGACAAACTCTCCAAACAGCCAACAACCATGGAaaaactaccggaggaacttttATCCGACATTCTGATCCGATTACCTGCCAAACGACTTGCTCAATTTAGGTGCGTCTCTAAGCCCATGAATGCACTTTTATCTCAACCATCTTTCATAAAATCACACCTCCATCGTTCCATCCACAACAACGATGAAATGTTCATGGTCTTCTACAGTGAGCTCTGTCTTGACGGTGAGATACCAATCATTGCACACCCTTCTCACTCTCCTGTTAtcgaaaaccctaatttcattaaCTTACCAGCAAGTTTAACTATCCCACCTGGATATACCCACAGTAGTATTCTTGGTTCTCTTAATGGCTTGATATGTTTTGCTCTATGGCCTACTGATACTGTATCCGATCGTGATCCTATCATTTGCATTTGGAACCCTTCTCTAAATGCCTTAAGGATTCTTCCTCCATATACCATCCCAGCCTCCCTTGGTTTTGAGGGCATCGATCTTCACATTCGGTTTGGGTACGATCCTGAAACTGATGATTACAAAGTTGTTAAGTTCTCTCGCTTATTTCAACGGCCAGTTACCGCGTTTGAAAGCTTAAGCTACTTTAAAGAGTGGTTACAAGTGGAAGTGTATAGCATGAGAAAAGGCTCCTGGAAGTTGATCAATGACAGGTTTCCTTCTCATGTGGGTTGGATTTCTGACTTTGCCGATCTTTCTATTATTGGGAGTGATGGGCATGATGGCCATATTCATTGGCTTTGTGGACTTAATGGCAAAATAACTAAGCACGCGATAGTAGCATTTGATTTGGCTACTGAGACTTTCGGTGAGATAGCTCTTCCTGATTCTATACCACAGTATAAGATGGACCAGACGAAGCTTTTGGGACATTTGTCTGGAAATCTTTGTGTGATGTCATACATGGAAGATGGCGACATCGAGGTGTGGGTGATGAATGAATACGGGATGGCTGAATCATGGGTGAAACACCATGTATTTTCCCAGTTTAGTGGTAATATAGTTCCCCTTGGATTCATATTAAATAAGGAGTTCCTTCTACACGATGATAAGAACCGTCTAGCTTTGTATGATCAAATTGCTGCCAAGGTTAATTCCTTGGAGGTAATTGCTAATTCAAGGTTTGGTTTTGACAGGGTCAAAATCGTTTCTTATGTTGACAGTCTTGTTTGGATAGCACCTGCTAATTAG